The window TAAGACGTTCATCAATTGCAGCACGATCGAGATCGGCGGTGCAATCAAGCCGACCTGTTGCAGAAAGCGGCCAAGGACGCGCATAGTGAGCTAGCGGCATGTCGAGGTGAACGAGACGTGCAATCGTGCGGCAATCTTACTGCGCGCCGCGTCAACTAGCTATCGACTGCCAATCCCGGTGGATGGAATGCGATTTCGGACGATACTCCAGCGTTCTCTACGTCTCGTGTGCCCTGCCTGCGGACGAGGCAGACTCTTCAGCGGCTGGTTCAAAATGAACCCGCAATGCCCCGCCTGCGGATTGAACTTTCATCCCGAGCAGGGGTACTATCTGGGGGCCATCTATTTCAACTACGGGCTGACCGCCTTGATCTTGGTGGTCACCTTCTTCGCCCTCTTCTTCCTGGCTGGCATCTCACCCGACCAGATGCTGTGGCCGCTGGCCGCGTTCTGCGTCCTCTTCCCACTGTGGTTTTTCCGCTACGCGCGCAGCCTTTGGCGGGGCTGGGACCAATATTGGGATCCGGACGAAACCGTCCCGGAAGCGGGCACCGGCAAGGAAGCCGTGCCTTGAGCCGTAGTCGGCGCCTGCATGGCAGGCGGCGCTCAGACGTCGACCGTCTCGAGCTCGTCGACGGGTTGCTCCACAGAAGCCGACGACGCCGCGGCCTTGTTGGCCTGGTTGCGGGCACGACGAACCAGCAGGTACATATACCCGCTGAAGCCCCCCAGCAGCGTGAAGGGCATCGACATCATGAACAAGATGCTCCAGAAGTAGCCCGCGATCATGTTGCCCCCCTTGCTGTCGGCCAAGGCCTGCTTGCAGCTAGGGCAACCGAGCGCTTCGTCGACCACCATGCTCGTCACCAGCACGGCAACGGCGAAAACAAACAGCACGCGCTGGGCTGATCGCAATCGGTACATGGGGGGCTTTCTCCTCTCCTGCGAGGCGGCGTCACGGCACGGCCGACGGAGCATTCTCCGACGGTGCGACCGACGTCACCCCAGGTTCAGGGATTATAGATCTGGGACTTGGGGCAGGATAGACGTGGTACAGGAACAGATAGATCACCACGCCGGTGATCGAGACATAAAGCCAGATCGGAAAAGTCCACCGGGCAACTTTACGGTGGGCCTGCCGGCGGTCTTTCAGCCCCAGGTAGATCGTCGCCACGGTCAGAAATGGCACCGTCGCCGCCAGAATGACGTGCGAGGCGAGAATCGCCAGGTAGACCGTCTTCACCGGTTGCGGCCCCACGAAGCGGACGCTGCCCACGTTGAGGTGGTACACCACGTAGCACGCCAGGAATGCGATCGACACGCCAAACGCCGTCAGCATCGTACGCTTGTGGGCTTGCTCGCGACGCTGGCGAATCAATCGATAGCCGACCACCAGCAACACCGTGGCCAGCGAATTGAGGGCCGCGTTCACCGTGGGAAGCCACAGCACCCACGCTGCCGGCGCATCTGTAGAAACCTCGGGCATCAGGTCGACTCCGACGTGAGCTTGTCGATCTCGCGGGACAGCATCTTCATGTCGACCGGATCGGTACCGTTGTAACTCGCCACGATCTTGCCGTCGCGCCCCACGAGGAACAGCCGGCCCGAATGCGTTTCACGGTCGGCCGTGACGAGGAACGTATCCTTGGCCACGTTGCGGATCGTGTCCATGTCGCCCGTCAGGAAGACCCAGCGCGCGGGATCGGCCTGGAAGTGCGAAGCGTATTTCACCAATTCGGGGGGCGTATCGACCTTGGGATCGACCGAGACGCTCACGAACGTGACGTCCTTGTCTCCCAGCGTTTCCGTGAGATCGGCAATCGACCGATTCTGCTTCAGGCAGAAGCCGGGGCAGCTCGTGAAGAAGAAGCTGGCGACCCAGATCTTTCCGTCGAGACTGTCCGTGTTGAACGTTTCGCCCGACTCGCGCGTCAGCTCGAACGGTTCGACCTGGCGGCCGTTCACCGCATCGTTCAACGTCAGCGGGGGCAGCTTGTCGAGCGCGGCCTGATGCTGTTGCGCGCGCCGATACTTGCTGAAGCCGTACATTCCACAGATCGCGAGAAAGACGAAGCCCCAGACCAGCAATCTCCACTTCATAGCAAATCTCCCGTCGTGCGCTTGCCCGCCACCTGGCAGGACAAGGCAAAAGTCAGCAGGGCAAAGGCGAGCGTCACCAACAGGCAGAGCGTCAAGCTCGGCAACCCGGGCGGCAACGGCGGTTCGGCCTGTCCCAGGTAGAGCAACTGCCGCAGCCCGGCCACGCCGTAGGTCAACGGATTGAACGTGGCGATCCAGCCCAGCAGGCCCGATTCGGCCGGAAAGAACGAGCCGCTCAAGAGCCACATCGGAAACAGCACCACGCTCATCACGGCGTGAAAGCCCTGCGTGGAATCGGTGCGCCACGCGAAGACGAATCCGAGCCCCGCGAGCGCGAACGCCACCAGAAACATGAACAGCGTGCTGGCCAGCAGCGCCAGGGGCCCCGGCGTGATGCCCGTCGTGTAGCTGAGCAGCAGGAACAAGAACCCCTCGATAAAGGCGATCGCCGTGCCGCCGAGCAGCTTGCCGACTACCATCGACCAGCGCGGAATCGGCGCCACGAGCACCGACTGCAGAAAACCTTCACGACGATCTTCGATGATCGAGATCGACGTGAAGATGGCCGTGAACAACAGGATCAACACCACGGTGCCGGGAAAGAAGAACTCGCGATAGTTCAGCTCGGCTCCACCGATACCCGGCAGGTGGAACGTCGGCCCCAGCCCGGCCCCGAACAAGATCCAAAACACCGTCGGTTGCGCCAGGGCGCCGAACACGCGATTTCGTTGCCGGAAAAAGCGCACCAACTCGCGGCGGGCAAGCGAACCTGCCACCGCCGCCGGCCGCACGGGGTACTCCGGCCGACGAACGGCGGGGCGATCGGCGATGCTACTAACCAACGGCCACCTCCCGCGCGGCATTCCAAAAGCGGTGCCCGGTCCGCGCGATGAAGACATCTTCGAGCGTGGGTTTGCCCAGGGTGATCGAATCGCACTCTTCAGGAAATGCCTCGACGAGGCGCGCGATCAACTCGTGCGTGGCCTCCTGGGCCAGACGCACGCTGCCATCGATCACCTGCGTGTCGATTCCCCAGCGCTCGCGGATACGCTCGGCCAGCGTTCCTGGTTCGGCGGTCTGGATCGTGATCGTGTTGCCGCCGACGCTGGCGCGCAAGCGCTCGGGCGTGTCGAGCGCCACGAGTCGCCCCTCGGCCACGATGGCGATCCGGTCGGCCCGTTCCGCTTCTTCGAGCAGATGCGACGTGAGCACGACGGTTACTCCCTCGCGGCGCACCTCGGCGAGGTAATTCCACAAGTCGGTTCGCGCGGCGGGGTCGAGCCCCGTGCTCGGTTCGTCCAGGATCAACATGGGTGGTTCGTGCAGCATGCCCTTGGCCAGTTCCACGCGGCGGCGCAATCCGCCCGAGAGGGTCTCGACGAGATCGCGGGCACGATCGGCCAGCGCCAGCCGTTCGAGCATCGCGCGCTCGCGCTGGGCAAGCACGCTGCCGGATAGACCGTACAGCGCCCCCTGATGGCGCAGGTTCTCCGAGACCGTGAGCTTGCGATCGAGACTGGGAGCCTGAAACACCACGCCCAGCTTGCGGCGCACACGGTTCGTCTCGCGGCGCACGTCGTCCCCCAGCACGCGTATCGCCCCGGACTGGAGCGGAATCAAGGTCGACAACAGCCGGAAGAGGGTCGTCTTGCCGCTGCCGTTGGGCCCCAGCAGAGCGAAGATCTCTCCCTGCTCGACTCCGAGCGACAGCCCGTCAAGCGCGCGGCGCGAGCCGTATTCGTGGACGACGTCGACAACCTCGATCGCGGAGCTATTCATGGCACGGTACGAAAGGCACGAGGCGTCCGTGCTCGCGGCGGGCTTACTCGTGATGTTCGCCCGCGTGCTCGGCCGCTTCGTGAGCCCGTTCTACGTTGATCAATTGATTCTGAATCTCGGGCGTGCCGACATGCCGCAGACGGACGTCGGAGTAGTGCCGCATGCGGAGACCGATGTCGGGAATGAGCGCGAGCAACAAGAAGACCGACATGATCGCCGCCGGGATCGTCAGCACGTATTTCCAGCTCGCCTCGTACTTCACGTGCATGAAGAAAAGGATCACGAGCATGGCCTTCGTGCAGGAGACGGCCATCATGAAGGCCCAACCTACCGCCGGCAGATCGCGATAGGGCCACAGTTCCGAATAGGTGAAAAACGAAGCGCCCGTCAACACGCACAAGGCGAGGAAGACATAGACGTATTTTGCCACGCCATGATCGCCATGGTCGTCGTGCGCGTCCGCATGCACTGCGTGGTCCGACATGTTTTTCTCTTTCGATCGAGACGCTCGCGCGCCGCTTAGAACAGGTACAAGAGCGGGAACAGGAAGATCCACACCAGGTCGACGAAGTGCCAGTACAGGCCGATGTTCTCGACCGCCACGGCCGCCGCGACGCCCAGCTTCATGGGGATCATCAAGGCAAACACGAACAAACCGACCGCCACGTGGATGGCGTGGAAGCCCGTGAGCAGAAAATACGTGCTGGCCCACATGTTGCCGCCCGGAATCACGAACGGCATCTTGAGCCAGGGGTGTGCGTCGTTGAGGCCGTGGGCATGATCGGCCTGGCCCGGGATCGGCGCCGGGGCGATACGATCCGAGAGCGCCACCAGGTCGGCCTGCGTGGCATCGGGATTGTTGGCCGCCGCCAGCTCGTTGGCCACCAGCCCGTCGAAGAACTGCTTCTCCTTGGCGAGCAGTTCCTTCTCCTGGGTCAACGCGGCCTGTTCGTCGCCCGAGGCGTTGCTCTCGCGCTGCGCGAGGGCCGTTTCGCGGGCCGTGTATTCGGCACTGATGTCTTGAATGCGCAGTCGCACCGCCGAGGCGTAGTACAGGTCGGGCTTCTCGAAGATGCGGCTGCGTGGCAAGGCCGGATAAATACCGTGCGAGAACTTCGCCTGGTACTCGAACGCCTTGATGCCCAGGAAGAGCGAGCCGAGCACGAACGTGAGCAACATCCAGAAGCGCGCGTTGCCGGTCTTGTTCGCCTTGGCAGCCTCGAGACAGAGCACGATGCTCACGCTCGAGCAGATCAGCACGAACGTGTTGAACGCGCCGATCGGCTCGCTCAGGTGTACCTCGTGCGGCTGCGGCCAGACCGGAGCACCGAATCGCAGCACGATGTACGTGCCGATCAACGCGGCGAAAAACATGATTTCCGTCGAGAGAAACAGCCACATGAACAGCTTGCCGTTGGGCAACGGCAGCGCCGGCTGATACTCCAACTTCAAATGATGCGCGTGGGCGTCATCAGGGGCATGTGCGTGGGCAGCCACAGACATCGGCGTTTACCTGATCCTTCGTCGTTCGGGCTATCTCGGACGTCGCGACCGCCGACAGGCGGCTCGCCAACGGCCAGTTAAATCCAGGGATAAAACAGCGGCACCAACATCAACAACACCAACAGCGCCGGCAGATAAACCAGCGACACCCGCAACAACCGGCGGGCACTCGCCCGGTCGAGCGTCCGCGCGAATCGCAACGAGGCCGCGGCGTACGCGGCCCCCAGCGCTACCGCCACGCTCAAGTAGATCGGCCCCGCCAGTTGCAATACAAAAGGCAACACGCTCACCGGCACCAACGCCAGCGCCGCGGTCACCGCGTGCGCGCCGGCGCGGGGGAGCGTCCCTTCGACGCTGCCGAGCATCTTCAAGCCCGCGCGGGCGTAGTCTTCGCGATAAAGGAAGGCGATCGCCATGAAGTGCGGGAACTGCCACAGATAGACGATCGTGAACAGCGTGGCGGCCGGTAGTCCGATGCGACCTTCGACGGCGGCCCAGCCGATCAGCACCGGCAAGGCGCCCGCCACGGCGCCGACGATGGTATTGAGCGTCGTCCGCGACTTGAGCGGCGTGTAGATACAGACATAGATCACCCAGGTGGCCACGCCCAGCAAGGCCGCGAGCAGGTTCACGGCGGCCAGCAACCAGACGACGCCCGTCAACAAGGTGACCGACCCGAAGGCGATCACCTCGCGCGAACCGAGCCGGCCGGCGGGAAGCGGCCGATCGGCCGTGCGGGCCATTCGCGCGTCGGTCTTCCGCTCGAGCCATTGATTGAACGCACTGGCACTGGCGGCAACGAGCGTCGTGCCGATCAGGGCATGCAGCAGAACGAGGGGGGGGACGTTCGGCCCCCATCCTCCCACGAACGCCCCGACCACCACGGTGACCAGCACGAGCATGGCGATCCGCGGCTTTGTCAACTCGACATAGTCGCGCACGAGCGCCCATCCCTGGCTGCGGCTTGCGTAGCTGGAGACGACCGAGGTACTCATCGCGCCATCCCCCAGGCCGCGCCCAACAGAACGAGCGGCATAGATTCCTTCGTCAACGGACTGGCCGAACGATCGTTGGCCGCGGGGCCGCCCAAGAATCGCCACGTACGAAGCACGGTCAGTACCGCCGTCACCAAAATCAACGAACCCACGGCCACGTGCCCCGTGGTGATCATCGCCTGCCAGGGACCTTCTGCCGTGACGGTATAACCGGCCGCCCAACCACGATCGGCAAACCAGACCGGCCAGCCGTAGTTCGTAATCCACGCACCGGCGCCGAGCAAAAGCTGCACGAGCAGCAGCGGCGCCAGACAAAGCGCCGGACGCGCCACGAACGGCGCCGAGCGTCGCAGCGGCCACGCCAACGCCGCCAGCCGCAGGATGTAGAACGTCAGCACGCAGGCCATCAACAGGTGAAACAGCACCAGCACTTGAAACGTCTGCGCGGTGACTCCGAGCGTCAGGTGACGCAATTGCGCCCCCAACACCAATTGGAAGTAGGCCAATACCGCGGTCAGCAGAGCCGCCAGGCGAAAGCGGTCGATGCGGCCGGCGACGATCGCTCGCGGGGCCGTCTGCCAGCGGACCGAAGTCACCGCAGCCAGGGCCACGCACAAGGCGAAGTAGGCCGGGCCGAAGCAGCCGTGGATCTTCGCCAGCAGGCGTTCGTCCATCAGCACCCGCATGCCCCCCAGGGCGCCTTGCGCCAAGACGGCCACCAGGGCGAGCACGGCCAGCCAACGCACCCACGTGCGACGGTCTCGCATCCACACCGCCACGACCACCGCCATCGTGAGCAGGCCGGCCAGGGCGCCCAGCAGGCGATGGCCATGCTCGATGAACAAATCCCAAGGGCCCAAGAGCCACGTCTGCCAAGGATAGAGAAACAAGTTATAGCCGTACGTCGAAGGCCAGTCGGGCACAGCCATGCCGGCCTCGTACGTGGTGACCAGACCGCCGACCCAGATCAACGGGAAGACCGCGCAAACGAGCGCCACCGCCAGGCGATGCGGCCAGCGACTGATCGGTTGCTCGTGCAGCGTGTTCAACGGATGGTTCTCGACAGCGAGACGTTAGTGGGCGGGCTTCTGCTTCGGGGCGCCCGGCTTCGGCGGAACGTTCTGCGGATAGTAATCCTCGTCGCTTTCCGGCGAGTTGTACTCGTACGGTCCGCGGTAGACGATCGGCTGTGCGTCGAAGTTGCCGTGACCCGGGGGGCTCGGGGCGATCCATTCGAGGCTGTTGGCGTGCCACGGATTGCGGCCGCACTTGGGTCCGAAGAACAAGCTGTAGATGAAGTTCGCCGCGAAGATCAACTGCGCGGCCCCCATGCCCAGAGCACAGATCGTGATGAACTGGTTCATCGGCTGCAGATGGGCGAAGGCCTCGTAGTGATACGGATCGGCCAGGCGGCGGGGGAAGCCACCGGCCCCCAGGATGTGCATCGGGAAGAACGTGCCATTGAAGAAGATGAACGAGAGGAAAAAGTGGACCTTGCCCCAGAACTCGTTCATCGTCCGGCCGAACATCTTGGGGAACCAATAGTAAATGCCGCCGAAGACGCCAAAGGCGGTACCACCGAAGAGCACGTAGTGGATGTGCGCCACGATGAAGTAGGTGTCGTGAATGAAGATGTCGACCGGCGTGGCCGCCATGAAGATGCCCGACAGTCCGCCGATGATGAACATCGCCACGAAACTGAGAGCAAAGAGCATCGAGGTGGTGTACTCGATCTTGCCTCCCCAGATGGTGCCGAGCCAGTTGAAGACCTTAATGGCGCTGGGGAGCGCGATCATCATGGTCGAGACCATGAAGGTCATGCCGAGCGCGGGATTCATGCCCGACATGAACATGTGGTGCCCCCACACGATGAAGCCGAGCCCCGCGATGCCGGCGATCGAGTAGATCATCGGCTTGTAGCCGAAGAGCGGCTTGCGGGCGAAGGTGGTCATAATGTCGGAGACCATGCCCATCGCCGGCAGGATCATGATGTACACGGCCGGGTGGGAATAGAACCAGAACAAGTGCTGCCACAACAGCGGCTGACCGCCCCCCGCCCCTGCCGGCGTGTTGTTGACGATGAGGAACTCGGGAATGAAGAAACCAGTGCCGAGCGTACGATCCATCAACTGCATGAAGCCGACCGCGGTCAGCACCGGCAGGGCGAACGCCTGCAAGAGGGCGGTGATGAACATGCCCCAGATCGTCATCGGCAGGCGGAACATCGTCATGCCGGGAGCGCGCATCTGAATGATGGTAGTCATGTAATTGACCGAGCCCATCATCGACGAAACGCCGACAAACGTGAGGCCCAAGAGCCAGAGCGTCTGCCCCGCTTCGCTGCCCGGTGCCGCGGCTGGCACGGAGGATAAGGGGGGGTACGACGTCCATCCGGCCGCCGCGGCGCCGCCGGTGACGAAGAAGCTGGCCGTCATGCAAATGAAGGCCGGCCACATGAACCAGTAGCTGAGCATGTTCAGCGTCGGAAAGGCCATATCGTCCGCTCCGATCATGAGCGGAATCAGAAAGTTGCCGAACGCGCCGGCCAAGACCGGAATGATCACGAAGAAGATCATCACCGTGGCATGCATGGTGAAGAGCATCGTGTAGAACTCGGGCGCGATCTGCCCCCCTTCGTGGGCAAAGAGCATGCGACCCACGACGGGCATGTCCGACCAGGGCCACGCCAATTGCCAGCGTACGGCCAACGCCAACAGGCCCCCCACGACGAACCAGAGCAGCGTCGAGAAGAGAAATTGAATGCCGATCACCTTGTGATCGAGCGAAAAGACATAGGTTCGCAAGAACCCGGCCGCGTGGCCGTGACCGTGGGCATGCGCCCCTTCAAAATCGTGCGAACCGGCGACCGTGGTGCTCATCGCAAAACCTTTGGACGTTTTCGTTCTTGGAGAGTCGTCGCAGCGAGCGGCCGCGTTGCGTTCCGCGCCGTCAGGCTGTCGCTACTCGGTGGCGTTTTGATTCTGGTAGGTTTCGGCGAGCCACTTCTCGAAGTTCTCGCGCGATTCGACGGTGATCCGCCCCTTCATCTTGTAATGACCCCAGCCGCATAGCTCGGCGCAGACGAGGTCGTACAACCCCGTCTCCTTGGCGCGGAACCACATGTTGATTCGGCTGCCCGGCACGGCGTCCTGCTTCACGCGGAGCGACGGCACGAAGAAATCGTGCAGCACGTCGGCGCTCTCGAGCTCGAGCAAAATCTGCTCGTCGAGCGGAAGGTGCAGATCATTCACGTGGTAGATATCGTCCGACGTCCCCAACTTGCCGTCGGCGCCGGGATATTGCAGACGCCACTCGAACTGGCGTGCGGTAACGCGCACCGTGGGGGCCACGT of the Pirellulales bacterium genome contains:
- a CDS encoding cytochrome C oxidase subunit IV family protein; this encodes MSDHAVHADAHDDHGDHGVAKYVYVFLALCVLTGASFFTYSELWPYRDLPAVGWAFMMAVSCTKAMLVILFFMHVKYEASWKYVLTIPAAIMSVFLLLALIPDIGLRMRHYSDVRLRHVGTPEIQNQLINVERAHEAAEHAGEHHE
- a CDS encoding DUF420 domain-containing protein is translated as MPEVSTDAPAAWVLWLPTVNAALNSLATVLLVVGYRLIRQRREQAHKRTMLTAFGVSIAFLACYVVYHLNVGSVRFVGPQPVKTVYLAILASHVILAATVPFLTVATIYLGLKDRRQAHRKVARWTFPIWLYVSITGVVIYLFLYHVYPAPSPRSIIPEPGVTSVAPSENAPSAVP
- a CDS encoding COX15/CtaA family protein, which translates into the protein MNTLHEQPISRWPHRLAVALVCAVFPLIWVGGLVTTYEAGMAVPDWPSTYGYNLFLYPWQTWLLGPWDLFIEHGHRLLGALAGLLTMAVVVAVWMRDRRTWVRWLAVLALVAVLAQGALGGMRVLMDERLLAKIHGCFGPAYFALCVALAAVTSVRWQTAPRAIVAGRIDRFRLAALLTAVLAYFQLVLGAQLRHLTLGVTAQTFQVLVLFHLLMACVLTFYILRLAALAWPLRRSAPFVARPALCLAPLLLVQLLLGAGAWITNYGWPVWFADRGWAAGYTVTAEGPWQAMITTGHVAVGSLILVTAVLTVLRTWRFLGGPAANDRSASPLTKESMPLVLLGAAWGMAR
- a CDS encoding ABC transporter ATP-binding protein, producing MNSSAIEVVDVVHEYGSRRALDGLSLGVEQGEIFALLGPNGSGKTTLFRLLSTLIPLQSGAIRVLGDDVRRETNRVRRKLGVVFQAPSLDRKLTVSENLRHQGALYGLSGSVLAQRERAMLERLALADRARDLVETLSGGLRRRVELAKGMLHEPPMLILDEPSTGLDPAARTDLWNYLAEVRREGVTVVLTSHLLEEAERADRIAIVAEGRLVALDTPERLRASVGGNTITIQTAEPGTLAERIRERWGIDTQVIDGSVRLAQEATHELIARLVEAFPEECDSITLGKPTLEDVFIARTGHRFWNAAREVAVG
- the cyoE gene encoding heme o synthase is translated as MSTSVVSSYASRSQGWALVRDYVELTKPRIAMLVLVTVVVGAFVGGWGPNVPPLVLLHALIGTTLVAASASAFNQWLERKTDARMARTADRPLPAGRLGSREVIAFGSVTLLTGVVWLLAAVNLLAALLGVATWVIYVCIYTPLKSRTTLNTIVGAVAGALPVLIGWAAVEGRIGLPAATLFTIVYLWQFPHFMAIAFLYREDYARAGLKMLGSVEGTLPRAGAHAVTAALALVPVSVLPFVLQLAGPIYLSVAVALGAAYAAASLRFARTLDRASARRLLRVSLVYLPALLVLLMLVPLFYPWI
- the coxB gene encoding cytochrome c oxidase subunit II, which translates into the protein MKRLWAIFFALVPILGVALFVWAPNNNHWLPRDISEHGHQIDHLFLFILILTGVVFVATELALVWFMWRYERDARRDSTASYTHGSHNLEIIWTTVPAATLLFIALYQMNAWAEVKINQPDVAPTVRVTARQFEWRLQYPGADGKLGTSDDIYHVNDLHLPLDEQILLELESADVLHDFFVPSLRVKQDAVPGSRINMWFRAKETGLYDLVCAELCGWGHYKMKGRITVESRENFEKWLAETYQNQNATE
- a CDS encoding SCO family protein; translation: MKWRLLVWGFVFLAICGMYGFSKYRRAQQHQAALDKLPPLTLNDAVNGRQVEPFELTRESGETFNTDSLDGKIWVASFFFTSCPGFCLKQNRSIADLTETLGDKDVTFVSVSVDPKVDTPPELVKYASHFQADPARWVFLTGDMDTIRNVAKDTFLVTADRETHSGRLFLVGRDGKIVASYNGTDPVDMKMLSREIDKLTSEST
- a CDS encoding heme-copper oxidase subunit III; its protein translation is MSVAAHAHAPDDAHAHHLKLEYQPALPLPNGKLFMWLFLSTEIMFFAALIGTYIVLRFGAPVWPQPHEVHLSEPIGAFNTFVLICSSVSIVLCLEAAKANKTGNARFWMLLTFVLGSLFLGIKAFEYQAKFSHGIYPALPRSRIFEKPDLYYASAVRLRIQDISAEYTARETALAQRESNASGDEQAALTQEKELLAKEKQFFDGLVANELAAANNPDATQADLVALSDRIAPAPIPGQADHAHGLNDAHPWLKMPFVIPGGNMWASTYFLLTGFHAIHVAVGLFVFALMIPMKLGVAAAVAVENIGLYWHFVDLVWIFLFPLLYLF
- a CDS encoding ABC transporter permease, with translation MVSSIADRPAVRRPEYPVRPAAVAGSLARRELVRFFRQRNRVFGALAQPTVFWILFGAGLGPTFHLPGIGGAELNYREFFFPGTVVLILLFTAIFTSISIIEDRREGFLQSVLVAPIPRWSMVVGKLLGGTAIAFIEGFLFLLLSYTTGITPGPLALLASTLFMFLVAFALAGLGFVFAWRTDSTQGFHAVMSVVLFPMWLLSGSFFPAESGLLGWIATFNPLTYGVAGLRQLLYLGQAEPPLPPGLPSLTLCLLVTLAFALLTFALSCQVAGKRTTGDLL
- a CDS encoding DUF983 domain-containing protein, whose product is MNPQCPACGLNFHPEQGYYLGAIYFNYGLTALILVVTFFALFFLAGISPDQMLWPLAAFCVLFPLWFFRYARSLWRGWDQYWDPDETVPEAGTGKEAVP
- a CDS encoding cbb3-type cytochrome c oxidase subunit I, whose translation is MSTTVAGSHDFEGAHAHGHGHAAGFLRTYVFSLDHKVIGIQFLFSTLLWFVVGGLLALAVRWQLAWPWSDMPVVGRMLFAHEGGQIAPEFYTMLFTMHATVMIFFVIIPVLAGAFGNFLIPLMIGADDMAFPTLNMLSYWFMWPAFICMTASFFVTGGAAAAGWTSYPPLSSVPAAAPGSEAGQTLWLLGLTFVGVSSMMGSVNYMTTIIQMRAPGMTMFRLPMTIWGMFITALLQAFALPVLTAVGFMQLMDRTLGTGFFIPEFLIVNNTPAGAGGGQPLLWQHLFWFYSHPAVYIMILPAMGMVSDIMTTFARKPLFGYKPMIYSIAGIAGLGFIVWGHHMFMSGMNPALGMTFMVSTMMIALPSAIKVFNWLGTIWGGKIEYTTSMLFALSFVAMFIIGGLSGIFMAATPVDIFIHDTYFIVAHIHYVLFGGTAFGVFGGIYYWFPKMFGRTMNEFWGKVHFFLSFIFFNGTFFPMHILGAGGFPRRLADPYHYEAFAHLQPMNQFITICALGMGAAQLIFAANFIYSLFFGPKCGRNPWHANSLEWIAPSPPGHGNFDAQPIVYRGPYEYNSPESDEDYYPQNVPPKPGAPKQKPAH